A stretch of Chionomys nivalis chromosome 2, mChiNiv1.1, whole genome shotgun sequence DNA encodes these proteins:
- the LOC130863476 gene encoding olfactory receptor 5M10-like: protein MTSLNRTTAGMDFILVGLTESPVLGRILFVVFLLIFVVTLAGNLCMIVLIRTSSHLQTPMYFFLGHLSFVDICYSSNVTPNMLRGFVSEQKTISYAGCFTQCLLFIALVITEFYILASMALDRYVAICSPLHYSTRMSKNVCVSLVTFPYVFGFLNGLSQTLLTFHLSFCGSRVINHFYCADPPLIMLACSDTHVKKMAMFVVAGFTLSSSLSIILLSYLYIFAAILRIRSAEGRQKAFSTCGSHLTTVTIFYGTLFCMYLKPPSEKSVEESKIVAVFYTFLSPLLNPLIYSLRNKNVINAMKEVIKGNFCQKILF, encoded by the coding sequence ATGACCTCCCTAAACCGTACTACTGCAGGGATGGATTTCATTCTTGTGGGACTCACAGAAAGCCCGGTGCTGGGGAGGATCCTCTTCGTGGTGTTTCTGCTCATCTTTGTCGTCACACTGGCAGGGAACCTGTGCATGATTGTGCTGATCAGAACCAGTTCCCACCTGCAAAcgcccatgtacttcttccttggGCACCTCTCCTTTGTAGACATTTGCTACTCTTCCAATGTTACTCCCAACATGCTGCGTGGTTTCGTCTCGGAGCAGAAGACAATCTCCTATGCTGGGTGCTTCACTCAGTGTCTCCTCTTCATTGCTCTGGTGATCACTGAATTTTATATCCTTGCTTCCATGGCACtggaccgctatgtggccatttgCAGCCCTCTGCATTACAGTACCAGGATGTCCAAGAATGTTTGCGTGTCTCTCGTCACATTTCCTTATGTGTTTGGCTTCCTGAATGGGCTCTCTCAGACTCTGCTCACTTTCCACCTGTCTTTCTGTGGCTCCCGTGTAATCAACCACTTCTACTGCGCAGACCCTCCTCTCATCATGCTGGCTTGCTCTGACACCCATGTCAAAAAGATGGCCATGTTTGTGGTAGCTGGCTTTACTCTTTCAAGTTCTCTCAGTATCATTCTTCTCTCTTACCTTTACATTTTCGCAGCCATCTTGAGGATCCGTTCTGCTGAAGGAAGGCAAAAAGCCTTTTCTACCTGTGGTTCCCACCTGACAACAGTCACCATATTTTATGGAACCCTTTTCTGCATGTATTTAAAGCCTCCATCAGAGAAGTCCGTGGAGGAGTCCAAAATAGTAGCAGTTTTTTACACCTTTTTGAGCCCATTGCTGAACCCCTTGATCTATAGCCTAAGGAACAAGAATGTTATCAATGCCATGAAAGAGGTCATCAAGGGAAATTTCTgccagaaaattttgttttag